In Sphaeramia orbicularis chromosome 9, fSphaOr1.1, whole genome shotgun sequence, the sequence accctaaccctaaccctaaccctaaccctctgtgtTCAGATATACCAAACTCACTTCCAGAACCATTTCGAAGGTGGACACATGCACATCCGTGTacgtatttgtgtgtttgtgagtagATGTGTTTGGGAGACACAAGCCCACTCATGGTTCTGAACAATAGACGTCCCCTCAATGGGCTTTATTCTGGAGGTACTCAGCCTGTTCTGGGGGGGGGATAATGCACTGGCCCCCACTTAACTTTTTCACTTTCACACATTCTCTTAGTTTCTCTTTATTTATGTTTCTGCCTCTGTCAAGGCTCTTATTCTGTATTCAGAGGTTTAGAAGTCAGATTTTCCTGGTCTATAACTCTGGTATTTGCATGCAAATCTTCACATGCTGTACTGTACTAAAAGTCAGTTTGAAACTTGGATTTAAAAATGATCTCTGCATTTTAACTCGAGGCTGTTTGAGAACTTCTGATGGGATTTTTCCCTCGTTATTTTATGAAAACAGAAATGATCACATGAAAATCCAACATTCAAAGAGCGTTATTGCAATTTTCTGGAAAATTGTTCTAAATAGTTCTAATCTCAAAGAGAACTGAAAGAAATAATAGAATTGGATCAACTGAAACTCCCCTGTTTGTTACATGGTGGATAATCTAAAATGATCTAGCCTTGCACACAGTCCAGTATGACAGTCtaaaataacacacagatacatacactGAAATTGAAACTTAAATCATTTGCAATTAATATTCAGCCGTCTTTAATGGCTAACAACTGTGCACTAAGCTACTCTAATCACCTTATTTTGGAACAAaggaatttttattcatttaaaatgaaCATTATATTGTGTACGTAACACTCAAATGTATATTATATAGTCTTTTCTGTTGATTCTCTCTGATGTGTCAGAATTACAATTACAgggatgtatttttatttttttcattatatctGTCACTAGTACTGAAAAGACTAGGCATTAAGCCTCACAGTCAAGAATTGGGGAGGGTTTTCGGAAACAATGGGAGGAGTGAATAAAGTTCCATAAAACCTTCACTACTGAAGTGTCTTTATACCACATGGATAACAGATAAAGTCAGCATTAGCTCCCACTGGAACCTGCAGGCTAATATCAGTCCACCTGAACCCCAGTGGTTATGGTGCATCTACTGCAGCCGTGCGTTGGTGTTTACCTTGGGCCGGTCCCATGGTGATGGCAGCAGGTGGTTCCAGTACGGCGCTGCTTTAGCATCAGTACTACGACAGGAAGCCAGGCCCAGCCCTGGAGCCAACAGGGACAACCTGCTCCTCTTGGAGGTGGAAGGGCCCTCGTCCTCTGAACACGACTCCCCGGTGTCACTTGGTGACAACAGCCTCTTTTTGGCCGGATAATGGCCCCCAGACGACAAACGGTGGCCGTTACTGGTGGGGGTCTTCTCCCAGGAAGCCAAACCTTTAGAAGATGATGAGGCTGTCTGAGTGGCGCTTCGCTCAGGTGGGGAGGATTCAAGTCCCACCTCCCATTCTGTGGCCTCCCCCGGTTCCTGCAGCTCTGTGTGGTGTGGGGGGGAGAAGGGTCCTGGAGGACTGGTGGGGCTGGCGGGGCTCCGGGTTTCATATGTAGACATTTCAAACAGGTATGAGCTGGGCTGACCTCCGGCTGAGACATTACTACAGCCGTCATGTCCGGGGCTGCCCAGTGAGAAAGGGGGGGTTCGGCCACTGCTCGGTGGATCAGTCCTGGGGGAGTTTCCAAAAGAGTCACAGAGGAGTCCGTTAAGGTCACACATTGGGGGGGATTTAGGTGAGAGCGGAGCAAAGACATCTGGAATAGGTCTGTCATGATTGTGCTGAGTTGGCCGTCGAGAGGGGGTGTGGCTTGGTGAGAGCGGTGGAGACCTGGGGGACAGCCCCCCCTCAGAGTCTCTGTGATCCACCTGTGTGCAAGGGTATCGAGAACTAGGGCCCATCCCAGAACCTGGGGGAGGGGCGGGCCCACACAGCGTCCCTCCTTCCAGCCCCTCCTTATCTGTGGAGTCACCAAGGTGGGGGCGTTTGTGAGTCAAGGGGGGGTCTTCTAGACCCCTTTTCACACCCAAACGCACAGGCCTCTGTTGTTCAGCATGGGGCTCAGTGGAGGTAGAAAATCCCCCCAACTGGGAGAAAATGGAGAGCTGGTAAACCTTCTGGAGCCGTAGTTCCTCCTGGCCAAAGAGCCTGGGAGCCCCGGGTCGGACCCCCGGGTCCAGACCCTGTGTGGGGGCTGTGGGGGGAGGCAGATCCCCCTCCTGGGCTGGAAGATCTAATGGAGCCTTTTTGTGGGCTAACTCCACGTGGATGTGCCGCATGGTTTCTATGGTGCAGGGTTCAGGACTGGACCAGGGTTTGTGCAACAGCGTCAAGTACTGGAGGTCCAAGTGAGCAAGATGGTCCACAGGAGGAGGAAGATCCACAGGAGGACGAAGATCCACAGGAGGACGAATGCCTAGAGGTCCTGCTTGGATGTTGTCATGCAGTATGAATTAAGAAGATGAACTGCACAGCACCTGAGAGGAACCACATAGTGTATGACACATCAATCAGGAAATCAAAGCATTAAATTCACCCCCACCTCTGTCTGCAAAAAGATTATCTTCCAGAACAAAATCAGTTCTGTCATATTCTTTTAAGAAAATGCTTTGTCAGAAGTAGTCAGGCGTGTTTATGCTGAACATGTCTACCTGTTGGTTTTAACACACTGACCTAACGTGTGAAAAATTCACATGTTTTGTCATATAAATAGAGACACTGATGTCAGGACTTTGTCATGCCATTGTGTAAGATATAACATATCTGAACAGGGTGTTGGTAGCGGACTCATGCGCTTAAAATATAATTGgaataataaataattatgaaaCTAGTTTGACTGAAAATATAATTGTAAAATAGGTCAGAACTTGTGaagccatttaaaaaaatacagacGCTTAAAGGCATTTATGGAAAAACCAGACATACTGTAAATCCAACATCAAATAAGCCTCAAATGTCTCCTATGGAACTGACAAGTACATCAAGCGTATGGTCTCACCTCTGAGCCCGTCCTTGTCTAACAGTGTGGACACACATCTGGGAGGTTGTGTCCAAAATGGCCTAGTAAAAGAACCCAtttgtctccatggtaacagccAGGGAACAACACCAACATCCCAAGATAGGCGACCAGGAAACGAGTCAGGACTCCAGACGGGGAGCAGGAGTGGAAGAAATGAGCACAGGAACTATAATCTGAAGGGTGAAAAACAGATGAGCGGTCTGTTAGTGAATAAAAATACTATTCTATGTTTAGAGAAATAAGTAATAATGGACTACAGCATCATGGAGATACAGCTGGGTATGTTTGGTCTATGAAGGTTAATGTAACACAGGACAGAGCGCTGGTGTCAGACGGTAGTGTTGAATGAAAACTCACCGATGGGGGTGAGTGTCAGCGATGCAGGACAGGACGAAAAGTCTCTGAGCAGAAAGGACAAAGATTTCTACTGGGCTTTCCTTGAGTGTTGGCCCATAGCCAGACACGCCCTCCCTGAACACCTGGACGTGGGGCGGGGCATCGCAGTGACATCATGGCCGCAGCATCACATCTGGAATCTGGACgagacacaacagacacaaatgattttctttttaaaatttttttatttaaccaggaaacatCCCATTGAGgtgaagaacctcttttacaagggcagTCCTGGCCAAGACAAGATTACACAGCTAAAACCCACAGAACGCACACATTTGACAATAAACACTTagcaaaaataacatttacaatcagattaagaaaaacaagtacaagttATAGAgttggcctcaagaactctcagtttggacttaaaagaGATGAAATGATTTTCTCGCCCGTTACTCTGTATTTCCttatgtttattgtttatttacaaTTTGCACAAAACTTTCCCTAAAGAATGTCCAAGCTATGTCTACATCAGGAATCAATTTAATTTTCTTCCAATCAATATTAAACAAATCATGAAAATAAGCTTGTCATGAAAGTGTTTAAGGTTCCTCTTGTAGAGGTTCAGATTTGGGTACCTCGGAGTTTCTAATCGCAGCAACAACACAGTGGTGACTTAAGCTATTGAAGAAAACGCCCAGAGAAAAGAATTTATgaggaactagggatgtaacgatatgaaaatttcatatcactgttattgtgaccgaaatgatcacggttatcgttattatcgcggtattgttgaaattgtgctcaaaacgttcaaaaagtactaatacacacattgaaataatttaaccaagttgtattttgaaaaaaaaaaacccaaataaaataattggcacgatgtacgttctgttggaagaaacattcaaatattaacccttagtgatctgagcctaatttgtccgtttttcagtacttttgatttcgcctttatatacaatataaacaaatgtttactatacccatgtttggtatctttttttttcagcacaacttcatctatatcatctgcctattatttttttcactataacctactataaaaacataaaaggacagaaaacacaaaaacatataaaatccgatttgaaaaatgtatataatttattgcataaataacacacag encodes:
- the atosb gene encoding atos homolog protein B codes for the protein MRHIHVELAHKKAPLDLPAQEGDLPPPTAPTQGLDPGVRPGAPRLFGQEELRLQKVYQLSIFSQLGGFSTSTEPHAEQQRPVRLGVKRGLEDPPLTHKRPHLGDSTDKEGLEGGTLCGPAPPPGSGMGPSSRYPCTQVDHRDSEGGLSPRSPPLSPSHTPSRRPTQHNHDRPIPDVFAPLSPKSPPMCDLNGLLCDSFGNSPRTDPPSSGRTPPFSLGSPGHDGCSNVSAGGQPSSYLFEMSTYETRSPASPTSPPGPFSPPHHTELQEPGEATEWEVGLESSPPERSATQTASSSSKGLASWEKTPTSNGHRLSSGGHYPAKKRLLSPSDTGESCSEDEGPSTSKRSRLSLLAPGLGLASCRSTDAKAAPYWNHLLPSPWDRPKTATDCTRPGRRLKNGQRLKSRQLRSGRHADSGRSTRSSWPSSSISRSLLGNFEESILKGRFSPSGQIEGFTAEIGASGSYCPQHATLPVQVTYYDISEHSAPSPFLGVISLEPLGKKGYSIPKAGTIQVTLFNPNKTVVKMFLVTYNFDDMPVNHMTFLRHRIFLVPVEEGVEGKGGATPGGGVLDRKKILCYLIHLRFQSSKSGKIYLHNDIRLLFSRKSIEVDTGIPYELKSFTEVPKNPKYSPRV